One Maribacter dokdonensis DSW-8 genomic region harbors:
- a CDS encoding tRNA dihydrouridine synthase, whose amino-acid sequence MSVTLLSSPLQGFTDFRFRNAFHKYFGGIDTFYAPYIRLNGKMVIKNSYQKDLQPDNNTTLEVIPQVMTGDADEFLFVIKYIQSLGYKELNWNLGCPYPMVTKQGMGSGLICNPEKIDHILKRAHEETDVVVSMKMRMGYEHAEEILDVFPILDKYPLKNIAIHARIGKQLYKGGVDLDAFQKCIDGTKHKLYYNGDITTVAKFEEMKERFPSIDHFMMGRGLIADPFLPSMIKNNTTEYPKDRWKIFSEFHDTIYQQYDEALSGPTPIKMKMRGFWEYFALSTSNPHKAFKKIKKANNPRAYQQAVREILNNE is encoded by the coding sequence ATGTCAGTCACCTTACTATCTTCGCCGTTACAAGGCTTTACCGATTTTAGATTCCGAAATGCGTTTCATAAATATTTTGGAGGTATAGATACTTTTTATGCGCCATACATTAGACTGAACGGTAAAATGGTTATAAAAAATTCGTATCAGAAAGATTTACAACCTGATAATAACACTACTCTAGAGGTAATACCGCAGGTTATGACGGGCGATGCCGATGAGTTTTTATTTGTGATTAAGTATATTCAAAGTTTAGGTTACAAGGAACTCAACTGGAACTTAGGTTGCCCTTATCCAATGGTAACAAAGCAAGGTATGGGAAGCGGACTCATTTGTAATCCTGAGAAAATTGACCATATTTTAAAACGTGCGCATGAAGAAACAGATGTAGTGGTTTCCATGAAAATGAGAATGGGCTATGAGCACGCAGAAGAAATTTTAGATGTTTTTCCAATTCTAGATAAGTATCCGTTAAAAAATATTGCCATTCATGCGCGTATAGGAAAGCAGCTGTATAAAGGCGGTGTAGATTTAGATGCTTTTCAGAAATGTATAGACGGTACCAAACACAAACTCTACTATAATGGAGATATTACCACTGTAGCTAAGTTTGAAGAAATGAAAGAGCGCTTTCCTAGCATAGACCATTTTATGATGGGCAGAGGGCTGATCGCCGACCCATTTCTACCTAGTATGATCAAGAACAATACCACCGAATACCCAAAAGACCGTTGGAAGATTTTTTCGGAATTTCACGATACAATATATCAGCAATATGATGAAGCTTTATCGGGACCAACACCTATAAAAATGAAAATGAGGGGGTTTTGGGAGTATTTTGCACTGTCTACTTCTAATCCGCATAAAGCTTTTAAAAAAATAAAAAAAGCTAACAATCCTAGGGCTTATCAACAAGCGGTGCGTGAGATATTGAATAACGAGTGA
- a CDS encoding flavin monoamine oxidase family protein, with protein MNTTIVIIGAGLSGLLTAYRLQELGFNVKVLEARSRIGGRIHTVESNKTKVEMGATWFNDGHYHLLDVIEEFNVPYFEQFMTGISYFQTFSNVPPQEIAVPSDSPSYRFKNGTVDLINAIFSKLAPETVLLNEKVDKVIFEKDKAKVVTKSHTLVTDVVISTLPPAVLIDQIDFSPSLPNELLAVAEHTHTWMQDSIKVALTYKIPFWRAQGKSGTIFSNVGPLTEFYDQSNVENNSFALVGFASGSCARFTKEQRIEKIEAQLKMVFGDDALHYEAYHETAWFNEEFTKSDMQADHLFPHQNGGHAVFSKPLNGNKLFISGAETSKHHSGYMEGAIFAAESVVAKLKKLHNK; from the coding sequence ATGAATACAACGATAGTAATTATCGGCGCAGGATTATCTGGTTTGTTAACAGCATACCGTCTACAAGAACTTGGTTTTAATGTAAAGGTATTAGAAGCTAGAAGTCGTATTGGAGGAAGAATACATACCGTGGAATCCAATAAAACCAAAGTTGAAATGGGTGCCACTTGGTTTAATGACGGCCATTATCATTTATTGGATGTTATAGAAGAGTTCAATGTTCCCTATTTTGAACAATTCATGACCGGTATATCTTATTTTCAAACATTTTCAAATGTGCCACCTCAAGAAATTGCTGTCCCTAGTGATAGCCCTAGTTATCGTTTTAAGAATGGTACGGTAGATTTAATAAATGCAATTTTCTCTAAACTTGCGCCAGAAACGGTTTTGTTGAACGAAAAAGTAGATAAGGTTATTTTTGAGAAAGATAAAGCCAAAGTGGTAACTAAATCTCATACGTTGGTTACCGATGTCGTTATTTCAACATTGCCCCCTGCAGTTTTAATTGATCAAATTGATTTTTCTCCGTCATTGCCAAATGAGTTGCTAGCCGTTGCAGAGCACACACATACATGGATGCAAGATTCCATTAAAGTAGCGTTGACCTATAAAATACCATTTTGGAGAGCGCAGGGGAAATCGGGCACTATATTTAGTAATGTTGGTCCTTTGACTGAGTTTTATGATCAGTCTAATGTAGAAAACAATTCATTTGCCCTGGTTGGTTTTGCATCGGGTAGTTGTGCCCGTTTTACTAAAGAACAACGTATAGAAAAAATTGAAGCGCAATTAAAAATGGTTTTTGGTGATGATGCTTTACATTATGAGGCGTATCATGAAACGGCTTGGTTTAATGAAGAATTTACAAAATCGGACATGCAGGCAGACCATTTGTTTCCACATCAAAATGGAGGTCACGCTGTATTTTCTAAACCTCTAAATGGTAATAAATTGTTTATTTCTGGTGCAGAAACTTCAAAACATCACTCAGGCTACATGGAAGGCGCTATTTTTGCAGCTGAATCTGTTGTTGCAAAACTCAAGAAACTGCACAACAAGTAG
- a CDS encoding DinB family protein: protein MENEEYEFWLSGPIEGVPDLLQPAAHALLQSERELKKYTADFPKELLWAKTEGRASVGFHMNHVTGVLDRMLTYAKGESLSDEQFTFLKQEGTFNLNTEVIYLQEQFSAKVEEAIGYFKTVPENSLTEERTVGRKKLPTTVIGLLFHAAEHSQRHIGQLLVTVSALQADIS from the coding sequence ATGGAGAATGAAGAATATGAGTTTTGGTTAAGTGGACCAATTGAAGGTGTGCCAGATTTGTTACAGCCTGCCGCACATGCACTTTTACAATCAGAACGAGAGTTAAAAAAGTATACTGCTGATTTCCCTAAAGAATTATTATGGGCTAAAACGGAAGGTAGGGCTTCCGTAGGTTTTCATATGAACCATGTGACGGGAGTATTAGATCGCATGTTGACCTACGCTAAAGGTGAATCGTTATCAGATGAACAATTTACTTTTTTGAAACAAGAAGGGACTTTTAATCTTAATACAGAGGTAATCTATTTGCAAGAGCAATTTTCTGCTAAAGTAGAAGAGGCTATTGGGTATTTTAAAACCGTTCCAGAAAATTCACTTACCGAAGAAAGAACTGTTGGTAGAAAAAAATTACCGACAACCGTTATAGGTTTATTGTTTCATGCAGCGGAGCATAGCCAAAGACATATTGGTCAGTTATTGGTTACTGTAAGTGCATTACAAGCCGATATTTCATAA
- a CDS encoding CDP-alcohol phosphatidyltransferase family protein — MKRHIPNFITLLNVFCGCVASVFAVLNKLEIAAIFVALGIFFDFFDGLAARVLDVKSELGLQLDSLADMITSGLVPGIVMFQLLAMSQTSGWGDGSHFFLESGAITLQHLLPFFGFVITMASGYRLAKFNIDENQTSSFIGLPTPANALLILSLPLILMYQNNELLNGIILNQWFLIILTLVSAYLLNANLPLFALKFKNTSFKDNAMRYIFLIISLVLIVTMKFMAIPLIIIFYVVSSVIQERL, encoded by the coding sequence ATGAAAAGACATATTCCAAATTTTATTACTCTTTTAAACGTTTTCTGCGGTTGTGTGGCATCGGTTTTTGCCGTTTTGAATAAATTGGAAATTGCCGCAATTTTTGTGGCTCTGGGTATATTCTTCGATTTTTTTGACGGATTGGCAGCACGTGTTCTCGATGTAAAAAGTGAATTAGGCCTTCAGTTAGATTCTTTAGCCGATATGATCACAAGTGGTTTGGTACCGGGTATTGTAATGTTTCAGTTGTTGGCAATGTCGCAGACAAGTGGTTGGGGAGATGGTTCTCACTTTTTTCTTGAAAGTGGTGCCATTACATTACAGCATCTATTGCCTTTTTTCGGATTTGTAATTACAATGGCTTCAGGTTATAGATTGGCTAAGTTCAATATTGATGAAAACCAGACCTCTTCCTTTATTGGTTTGCCTACTCCGGCCAATGCTTTGTTAATTCTTTCGTTACCGCTTATATTAATGTATCAAAACAATGAATTGTTAAACGGTATTATTCTCAATCAATGGTTCTTAATAATTTTGACATTGGTAAGCGCCTATTTGTTGAATGCCAATTTGCCCTTGTTCGCATTAAAATTTAAGAATACCAGTTTTAAGGATAATGCCATGCGTTATATCTTTTTAATTATTAGCCTGGTGCTTATTGTAACCATGAAATTTATGGCCATCCCTTTAATTATTATATTCTATGTAGTAAGTTCAGTAATACAAGAGAGACTTTAA